The nucleotide sequence GCTCGTTACCGACATGATCATGCCGGGAGGAACCACCGGCTTCGATATCGCGAGAAGTTTCCAAGCCGAGCATCCCCGCTTGAAGGTGATCATATGCAGTGGCTACTCCACCCAGCTGGCCGAAGCCAGCAACCTTATCTCACCGACCTGGCAGGTGATGGCCAAGCCCTTCGATATCGATGAGCTGATGAAGACGCTGCGCATCGCGCTGAGTGCGGAGCGATGACGCGTGGAGGGCCGCTCGCCGAGGCGAACGGAGCCCGTTCCCCGCGAGACTTATTCGTGCTCCGCCAGCCAGCGTTCGGCTTCGATCGCGGCCGCGCAACCCATCCCCGCAGCCGTGATGGCCTGGCGGTAAACGTGGTCGGCGCAGTCACCGGCAACGTAGACACCCGGGACATTGGTCTGCACCTGTGAACCCGCGGCGGGTTTGAAATAGCCACCCTCATCGGTGTCGAGCGCGGGGCTGAACGGCCCGGTGTTCGGCACGTGGCCGATGGCGACAAAGAGGCCCTTGATGGGCAGGGTGCTTTCTTCGCCCGAAACGGTGTTCTTGATGCGCAGGCCGCTGACGGAGCCTTCCTCGACGCCTTCGACGGAGACCGGCACGCTGTTCCAGACCATCTCGATCTTTTCGTGCGAAGTCGCGCGGTCGGCCATGATCTTGGAGGCGCGCAGCTCATCGCGACGATGCACGAGGTAAACCTTGCTGCAAAAACGGGTAAGAAAGAGCGCCTCTTCGGCCGCGCTGTCACCGCCGCCGATGACGGCGACATCCATCTTGCGGTAGAAGGCACCATCGCAGGTGGCGCAGGTCGTCACGCCCTTGCCGCCGTATAATTCCTTTTCGCCGGGCACACCGGTCAAGCGCGGGGACGCGCCCGTGGCGATGATGACGGTGTGGGCGAGGATCTCCTTGCCCGCGCAAACGAGCTTGCGGGGAGAGACGGTGAAGTCGACCGAGTCGACCAGGGATTGTTGGAAGCGGGCACCGAACTTGGAGGCCTGTTTGCGCAAGTTGTCCATGAGCATGAAGCCGTCGATCCCTTCGGGGAAACCGGGGAAATTTTCGACCTCCGAGGTAGTCGTGAGCTGACCGCCGGGTTGGGTGCCTTCGAGGACCAGAGGGTTGAGGTTGGCGCGGCCGGTGTAGATGGCGGCGGTGAGGCCGGCGCAGCCGGTGCCAACAATGACGACGTTTTCGACGGAAGGATTGCTCATGGGTAAAGCATACCCAGAGCGTCAAATGAGGGACGCGACAAGTGTGATCGTGATTTCGGCGGCCCGGCAGGGTTAAAAATACCAGACGACGACGGCCTTGAGGAAGCCGTTGCCCAAGACGGGCAGAGCCACGGCGTGATCCAACCCCGCGGATTTGGCCGAGACGAACGGAGGTGAAACCACCATGTCGAGTTTGTCGGCAATTTGGGGGGCGCCGGAACGCCAGACCTCGCCAATCAGGCCCTCGCCCCGCCGTAATTGCACCGTGCTCATTTGCTCGAAATGACGGACATCCGATTCGTCGGCGGCATCCTTCAGGTGCAGAACTTGGAGGCTCTCGTCGGGTTCCCAAATCTCGTAGCGCTGCGCAATCGGCAACTCGCCCACCGAGAGCAGACACAATACGAATGATTCGCGGGTGGAGGCGGAGCAGGGCAATCCCAACGCGGTGGTGATCCCGGCGCGAGTGGCGTCGAGCGCCCGCGAGAACGGTCCGGAGTCATCCATGTTGTCGAGAATCACCGGCATGTAGCGGTCCCAGACCATACCGGGCAATCCGCTGCCTTTGCGGAACGTGGTGTGGCGGGAGATGAATTCGAATTCCTTCAGGTTGCCGTAGTAACCGGAGTCCAACTTGAGCCCCAGTTGGTCGGTGGGATCGCGCCCCCACACTTCGATGGCACCTACGTTGCCCTCGTCCTCACCACAGAAAAACACGAGCACACCGGTCAAAAACTCGCCCGCGAACACCGGATACGCGATGCCGCAGGTCAGCCCCGCCGCATGAGCCGCCGCCGTCCGTTTGAAGTTTTCCGTGGTAAACTCCGACAGGATCACCGGCCGGCGCTGCGCCCACGCAGCACCGGGCAGCCCCTCGCCGTGGTTGAAGCGTTCGTGACGACTGATTCGGCGAAACTCATTCAGGTCGCCGTAGATGCCGCCGGAGAACTCCAGAAACTGACCGCTGCGGTCGGGGATCCAAACCTCCGTGACCTTGATAAAGGTGCGCGTGGTGGGAGGGATGGTCGGCATGCTCATGGCTTGAAGATGGAGCACACCGTGTGCCCCGGCCCCATCGCATGTCGGTCATGTTTTGACTCAAAATGATGAGCTGATTTTCTGACGCGTCGCCTCGACGCGGGATCGCCGGATCAGGAAAGGGGCAGGCTGGTTTCGATCAATTGCGCCCAATAAGAACTGCCGTGCGGTATGGCCTCGTCATTAAAATCGTAAGCCGGATGGTGGAGCATGGCCGAATCGCCGTTGCCGACGAGGATGTAGGCGCCGGGGCGCTCTTCGAGCATGTAGGCGAAATCCTCGCCGCCCATGATGGCGGCTGCCGCCGGATCGACCTGGGCTGCGCTGGCGACGGTTTGCGCGACCGAAACGGCGAAATCAGTTTCGGCGGCATCGTTGACCATGACCGGGTAGCCGGGGATGTCGGTGACCTTGGCGACCGCGCCAAATGTCGCGGCAGTGTGGGTGGCGATTTCCTGGAGGCGCCGGCGGGCGAATTCCCGCGACTCGGCGTCCATGCTGCGCACCGTGCCTTTGAGTTGCACGCTCGCCGGGATGACGTTGAAGGCGTCACCGCTGGTATGGAAGCTCGTCACGGAAACCACGAGTGGACTCATCGGATCGACGCCGCGCGACACGATCGACTGCAGCGCGAGCGTGAGGTGGGAAGCAACCACGGTGGGATCGACGGTCTCGTGGGGTTTGGCCGCGTGCCCACCCCGACCTTCGATATCGATGATGAATTGATCGGTCGACGCGAAGAACGGACCGGGCCGAATCCCGAACGCGCCGATCGGCATGTCGGGCATGTTGTGCATCCCGTAAACCTTCTCGATGCCGAACATCGTCATGAGCCCATCCTCGCACATTTCCCGCCCGCCGCCGCCGCCCTCTTCGGCGGGTTGAAAAATCACCACGGCGGTGCCGTCGAAGTTGCGCGTCTCCGCCAGATATTTGGCGGCCCCCAGCAACATGGCGGTGTGGCCGTCGTGACCGCAGGCGTGCATGAGGCCCTCGTTTTGCGAAGCGTAAGGCAGGTCGGTGGACTCGACGATCGGTAGCGCATCCATATCGGCGCGCAGGCCGATGACCCGACCGCTGGTGGTTTGCCGACCGTGAATCACGCCGACCACACCGGTGCGACCGAGGCCGGTTTTGATCTCGTCGCAGCCGAACGCTTTGAGTTTTTCCGCCACGAACGCGGAAGTGCGGTGCGTCTCGAACAGCAATTCCGGATGCTGGTGCAACTCGCGGCGCCAGGCGGTGATTTCAGGATGAAGTTCGTGGATGCGGGAAATGATGGGCATAAGAATAATCAGCGAACGGGCGGATATGCTTCATCGTGAAGCATGGGCGAAATTGATGAAAATTCATCGCGTCGCTGGAGGAGAAAATCACGAGCTCGGATGGGACGGATGACAATGGCAATCCATGGCGAATTCCTCATGAGACGTGATGCGGAGAGCTTGTTTATGGGTCTCAAGTTTGCTGGCGTGAACGGGTGACGGTGAAACGCAAGAATACCTCGACGACAGATCATGGCGGCGAGGGGACGTCGGAACTCGCCGCGTTTTTGGGTCGTGGGTTGGTGACCGTCCTGGGTGGATTGGGACCGGTGCACGTGTGGGGACCATGGACCGGTCGACGACCGACGGATGGGCGGGAAGGGAAGCGTTTCGACCCCGTGCTTTACGATGAGGATCACGCTCACTCGCATGCGGAGCTTTGCCTCATGTTGGAAGGGCGGTGTCGGTTTAGTTTCGACCACCAGGCGTGCGCGTTGGCGACGGGCGACCTCGTGATCTGTCCGGCTGAAACCGCCCACGCCGAGGCTTATTTGAAATCGAGCGTGGGGTATCGATTGATGTGGCTGAGTTTGAGCCCGCGGGATCCGCGGCTGCATGTGACGCGTTACTCCCACGCGGATGGGTTTGTGATCGAGCACGTGATGGACCTCGCGTTGTTGCCGGCGGAAGTCGGGCAACGTTTGCAGCTGTTGCGACGGCTGGCGGCGGCACCTCAACCACCGGATGTCGACCGGCTGCGGGAAGCGTTGCTGACGATTGCGCTGACCCTGTATCGCCGACTCCTGGAAGAAGGTGACGCCCGACTCGATACCCGCGCGCGCCTGGTGGAGCAGGCGATTGACTTTGTGCGCGAAGCGGAGGGCGGACCGCTGTCGCTGGCCGAAGTAGCGCGGGCGGTGCAGGTCTCGCCGAACTACCTTACGGTATTGTTCCGCACCGTCACAGGCACGCCGCTCGGACGTTTCATCATGGCCGAGCGCATGGCGCGAGCGCAGCAGGCGTTGCGACGCCCGGGGGCGAGCGTGAAGGCGGTGGCCGCGGACCTCGGTTTTTCGGACCCGTTCAGTTTCAGCCATGCGTTCAAGCGCGCGACCGGTTGCGCACCGCGCGTCTGGATGTTGCGCCGTGAAACTCCGCCAAGTGTAACTTCGAACATGGTTTCGTAGGGTCGGCCATTCCCCGTGGCAGGAGCGGTGTGATAGGCTGGTGGCATGGCTTCTTCCCCGACTCCGACTTCGGTCGCATCCTCGCTGGCTCTGCTGGGCGGCACGCCCGTGGGTGAGGTGACCTACTCCAAGTTTCCGATTTTCAATGATCGTGCGATTGCGCGAGTGGAGCAGGTCTTGCGCGAAGGCAAAGCGGTGGGATTGGGTCGCTTTCATTCGCCGGAAATTGCCGAAGCAGAGGAAACGATCTCGCGTTACCACGGGGGGCGGGAAGTGCTCGCCTGCAGCTCCGGCCACGCGGCTTTGCAAGGAGCTCTCGCCGGCCTCGAAATCTGCGCGGGCGATGAAGTGATCACGACGCCCTACACCTGGGGGGCGTCGACCTCCTGCATTCTCCATCAAAATGCGGTGCCGATATTCGTCGATGTGCTCCGCGACACCGGACTCATCGATCCGGACAAAATCGAGGCCGCGATCACACCGCGCACCAAGGCGATTCTCGCGGTGCATCTTTATGGGCAACCGGCCAACCTGCGGCGCTTGCGCGAGATCGCCGACCGGCACGACCTGAAATTGATCGAGGACGGCAGTCAGGCGCATGGGGCCGAGATTGATGGGATGCGCGTGGGAGAGGTGGGCGATGCCGCGGGGTTCTCCTGCATGGGCGGCAAGGTGCTGCCGACGACGGAAGCCGGGTATTTGGTCACGCCGGATAAGTCGGTTTTTTGGAAGGCGTCAATGATCGGCCAACACATGGGCCGTTCGCCCGAAGCCGATTTTCCCGATGACCTGCGACCGTGGGTCGACTCGCTCGTTTATACCTATCGGGTGACCCCGCTCAACGCGGTGTTGCTCACCGAACAATTCGGTAATCTCGGCGGTTGGATTGCGGAGCGGCGGCGGCACGCGGCACGATTGCGGGAACGCATCGCCGGAGCTCGATTCGTGCGTTTGCCCAACTATGAAACGGGAGTGAAGCCGGTTTACCACCTGTGCTCGATGACGTTTGACGCCGACGCGGCCGGAGTGACGCGGGATACCTTTGTGGCCGCGCTGAAAGCGGAAGGGCTCCTGGCGTTTGGCTACGTGCCGTCCCCGATCCCGGATTGGCCGCGCTTGCATTGGCAGGATTATCGCGGGCCGCGTGTGGCGTGGGCTTCCACGCTGGAGGCAGCGGGCGTCGATTATCGGAACATGGATTTGCCGAATTGTCGGTGGCGCGTGGCGCACGCGATTGAAACGCGTTTTGACTTCGTGGACCCGCAGGATGATAGCGTCGATCGCATGGCGGAAATTATCCTTAAAGTGGAGTCGCAGATCGAGGCATTGCGGGAGCACGAACATCGGCACGGTTCCGCGGACTCCGCCCGGCGATGATACAGACAGGATTTGGATCGAGCGACATTACGCCCCGGCTCGGGGTGCAATTGGCCGGCTACGGACCGTATCGCAATCGGGCGGCCCGGGAAATCATCGCCCCGCTGCGCGCCCGAGCAATGGTGCTGACGGATCGACGGCGATGCGCGGTGGTGTTGAGTGTGGAGTTGTGCGGGGTGCCGCGTGAATTGGCGGCCCGCTTGCAGGCGGCGGTCGCGAAACGGATCGGCTGCAGACCGAAGGAAGTGATGGTATCGGTGACGCACACCCACAGCAGTCCGTCCGTGGGAGGCATGTTTGGCTGGGGCGAGGCGGACGCCATGTATGTCGAGACCCTGCCGGCGCGAGCCGCCGAAGCCGCCGTGGAAGCTTGGCAATCGCGCGCCGAGTTGGCGTGGCGGCACGCCGAAGTGCCCTGCGAAGGCATTGCGGTGAATCGGGAGACTGATGCCGGTTTTGCGCTGGCGGCGAATTTTGCCGACCGCATGGATCCGGCGTGGCGGCCGGATCATCCGGAGCACACCGATCCCACGGTGAGAGTTCTGGCGGCGTGGTCGGGGAATCGGCCGGTGGGCATGCTGCATCACTTTGGCTGTCACCCGGTCGTCTACGGCGAGAAGACCGCAGCGATTCATGGTGATTTTGTGGGACTCGCGTCGGCGCACGTGGAGCGGACTTATCCAGGCAGCGTGGCCATGTTTTTACCGGGCGCGTTGGGCGATATTAATCCCAAACTGAACCATCGGGTGCCCACCGAATCGCGGCGGGCGTTGCACGCGATTGCCCGACAATACGGGAAGGCGTTGCGCCATGGGCTGAAGGTGGGGCGTCACCTAGAAATGGATACGTTCCAGTCGATCCGGCGCGACGAGGTGTTTGCGCGGCAGGCGTGGTCGCGCGGCAAAATCGATCAACGCATCGCGGAGCTGGAGGCGTGTTTCGACACCGTTGGCATTTCAGACCATCCGCACACGGGTGGTGAACCACCGCTGCAAACCTTGGGCATGGAGCGGGCGCGTTTGGAGGGACTGCGAGCCGTGCGATCGCAGTTTCGAGGCGAGCGCGCGCCGAATCCGCCGGTTTGTTTGCACGGGTTGCAATTGGGACCGGTGGCGATCCTGGGTTGTGGACTCGAACCGTATCACCGTCTGCAAGCGCCGGTGCTGAAAGGTTCACCGCATGTGCACACCTGGATCGTCGGATTGGTCGGAGGCGTGGGCTATGCGCCCGACCGCGCCGCGCATGAGCGCGCGGGATATGCGGGAGATTTTGTCCCGCTGATATGCGGCGAACTCCCGTTTCGTTGCGTGCACCACGAATTGCCCCGCGCCCTCATCAGCCTGGCCAAGGCGTTGTGATCTCGTGCGGCATCGGGTCCATCCTGTTACAACGAAATTTCAGCGCACCAGATAGATTTCAAGCAGCGCGATACCTGCGCTGCCGTCGGCGCTGGTGGCGGTGAGGGTGTAAGCTCCGGCGGGGAGATCCAGCACGACGGCGGCGTCGAGAGAATCTGGAGCGAGGGCGAAGGCGCCGACTTCCTGCATAGTGGCGGCAAGAGCGATGGCATCGGCATCATCGGACCAGTTGTCGATCGCACGCAGCACTTCGCCGACGGAGTTATAGAGTGTTAGCACGGGATCGGCGAGCGGTTGGGCGATTCCTTGGTCGGTCAATGCGGGACCGATCACGCGCAATAGAACACGGGCCTTGAGGCCGAAATTTTGTGGATCGTCGATGACGAATCCTG is from Synoicihabitans lomoniglobus and encodes:
- the trxB gene encoding thioredoxin-disulfide reductase, producing the protein MSNPSVENVVIVGTGCAGLTAAIYTGRANLNPLVLEGTQPGGQLTTTSEVENFPGFPEGIDGFMLMDNLRKQASKFGARFQQSLVDSVDFTVSPRKLVCAGKEILAHTVIIATGASPRLTGVPGEKELYGGKGVTTCATCDGAFYRKMDVAVIGGGDSAAEEALFLTRFCSKVYLVHRRDELRASKIMADRATSHEKIEMVWNSVPVSVEGVEEGSVSGLRIKNTVSGEESTLPIKGLFVAIGHVPNTGPFSPALDTDEGGYFKPAAGSQVQTNVPGVYVAGDCADHVYRQAITAAGMGCAAAIEAERWLAEHE
- a CDS encoding GAF domain-containing protein; translated protein: MSMPTIPPTTRTFIKVTEVWIPDRSGQFLEFSGGIYGDLNEFRRISRHERFNHGEGLPGAAWAQRRPVILSEFTTENFKRTAAAHAAGLTCGIAYPVFAGEFLTGVLVFFCGEDEGNVGAIEVWGRDPTDQLGLKLDSGYYGNLKEFEFISRHTTFRKGSGLPGMVWDRYMPVILDNMDDSGPFSRALDATRAGITTALGLPCSASTRESFVLCLLSVGELPIAQRYEIWEPDESLQVLHLKDAADESDVRHFEQMSTVQLRRGEGLIGEVWRSGAPQIADKLDMVVSPPFVSAKSAGLDHAVALPVLGNGFLKAVVVWYF
- a CDS encoding M20 aminoacylase family protein: MPIISRIHELHPEITAWRRELHQHPELLFETHRTSAFVAEKLKAFGCDEIKTGLGRTGVVGVIHGRQTTSGRVIGLRADMDALPIVESTDLPYASQNEGLMHACGHDGHTAMLLGAAKYLAETRNFDGTAVVIFQPAEEGGGGGREMCEDGLMTMFGIEKVYGMHNMPDMPIGAFGIRPGPFFASTDQFIIDIEGRGGHAAKPHETVDPTVVASHLTLALQSIVSRGVDPMSPLVVSVTSFHTSGDAFNVIPASVQLKGTVRSMDAESREFARRRLQEIATHTAATFGAVAKVTDIPGYPVMVNDAAETDFAVSVAQTVASAAQVDPAAAAIMGGEDFAYMLEERPGAYILVGNGDSAMLHHPAYDFNDEAIPHGSSYWAQLIETSLPLS
- a CDS encoding helix-turn-helix transcriptional regulator translates to MKRKNTSTTDHGGEGTSELAAFLGRGLVTVLGGLGPVHVWGPWTGRRPTDGREGKRFDPVLYDEDHAHSHAELCLMLEGRCRFSFDHQACALATGDLVICPAETAHAEAYLKSSVGYRLMWLSLSPRDPRLHVTRYSHADGFVIEHVMDLALLPAEVGQRLQLLRRLAAAPQPPDVDRLREALLTIALTLYRRLLEEGDARLDTRARLVEQAIDFVREAEGGPLSLAEVARAVQVSPNYLTVLFRTVTGTPLGRFIMAERMARAQQALRRPGASVKAVAADLGFSDPFSFSHAFKRATGCAPRVWMLRRETPPSVTSNMVS
- a CDS encoding DegT/DnrJ/EryC1/StrS family aminotransferase, translated to MASSPTPTSVASSLALLGGTPVGEVTYSKFPIFNDRAIARVEQVLREGKAVGLGRFHSPEIAEAEETISRYHGGREVLACSSGHAALQGALAGLEICAGDEVITTPYTWGASTSCILHQNAVPIFVDVLRDTGLIDPDKIEAAITPRTKAILAVHLYGQPANLRRLREIADRHDLKLIEDGSQAHGAEIDGMRVGEVGDAAGFSCMGGKVLPTTEAGYLVTPDKSVFWKASMIGQHMGRSPEADFPDDLRPWVDSLVYTYRVTPLNAVLLTEQFGNLGGWIAERRRHAARLRERIAGARFVRLPNYETGVKPVYHLCSMTFDADAAGVTRDTFVAALKAEGLLAFGYVPSPIPDWPRLHWQDYRGPRVAWASTLEAAGVDYRNMDLPNCRWRVAHAIETRFDFVDPQDDSVDRMAEIILKVESQIEALREHEHRHGSADSARR
- a CDS encoding neutral/alkaline non-lysosomal ceramidase N-terminal domain-containing protein, which translates into the protein MIQTGFGSSDITPRLGVQLAGYGPYRNRAAREIIAPLRARAMVLTDRRRCAVVLSVELCGVPRELAARLQAAVAKRIGCRPKEVMVSVTHTHSSPSVGGMFGWGEADAMYVETLPARAAEAAVEAWQSRAELAWRHAEVPCEGIAVNRETDAGFALAANFADRMDPAWRPDHPEHTDPTVRVLAAWSGNRPVGMLHHFGCHPVVYGEKTAAIHGDFVGLASAHVERTYPGSVAMFLPGALGDINPKLNHRVPTESRRALHAIARQYGKALRHGLKVGRHLEMDTFQSIRRDEVFARQAWSRGKIDQRIAELEACFDTVGISDHPHTGGEPPLQTLGMERARLEGLRAVRSQFRGERAPNPPVCLHGLQLGPVAILGCGLEPYHRLQAPVLKGSPHVHTWIVGLVGGVGYAPDRAAHERAGYAGDFVPLICGELPFRCVHHELPRALISLAKAL